A genomic region of Kribbella sp. NBC_00382 contains the following coding sequences:
- a CDS encoding response regulator transcription factor, translated as MTAVEPPPLRIVVADDQASIREGLVIMLDLLPDIEVVGSAANGLQALDLVAELAPDVILLDLHMPELDGIEVTRRLTAEHPGVAIVVLTTYADDASIMKTLRAGARAYLTKDADRRDIARTLQSAAEGYSVLAPQVQATLLAATSVPTEPTGRAEAPPDGLTPREAEILTLVAAGLTNTEIATALFLSHNTVKTHLNRIFTKTGSRDRVAAIHYAQRHHLD; from the coding sequence ATGACGGCGGTCGAACCACCACCGCTGCGTATCGTGGTGGCTGACGACCAGGCCAGCATTCGCGAAGGCCTGGTCATCATGCTCGATCTCCTGCCCGACATCGAGGTCGTCGGCTCCGCTGCCAACGGACTGCAGGCGCTCGATCTGGTCGCCGAACTGGCGCCCGACGTGATCCTGCTGGACCTTCACATGCCCGAACTCGACGGCATCGAGGTCACTCGCCGGCTCACTGCAGAACACCCAGGCGTCGCCATCGTCGTACTCACCACGTACGCCGACGACGCGTCGATCATGAAAACCCTCCGCGCCGGTGCACGTGCCTATCTGACCAAGGACGCCGACCGCCGAGACATCGCTCGAACTCTGCAGAGCGCCGCCGAGGGTTACTCAGTCCTGGCCCCCCAGGTCCAGGCCACCCTCCTCGCCGCCACATCCGTGCCGACCGAACCGACCGGCCGGGCAGAAGCCCCGCCGGACGGCCTCACCCCGCGCGAGGCAGAGATCCTCACCCTGGTCGCCGCCGGCCTGACCAACACCGAGATCGCCACCGCACTCTTCCTCAGCCACAACACCGTCAAGACCCATCTCAACCGAATCTTCACCAAGACAGGATCCCGCGACCGAGTCGCCGCCATCCACTACGCCCAACGCCACCACCTCGACTGA
- a CDS encoding glycosyl hydrolase, producing the protein MQTSAPALLAGILLVAGLTGAPAPAEALPPSSKQQVIDYLGSIGGHNIVSGQHNKEPASSPGQYTQQVKDITGVYPGLWGGELMFRPEDVANRQRVIDQAKVEWANGSLVALTWHVCTPTSGSTCQFDSGVKTSITDDQFRQIVTDGTSLNTAWKRRLDEVVPYLEQLKTAGVPVLFRPLHEMNERWNWWGHRSGPNGGAKLFQITHDYLVGKGLSNLIWVWNVQDNPEGNWASYYPGSSYVDVVSLDAWYKSYPSSGDYQQIRSIAGSKPIAIAELGKMPNTSLLTGQPQWSYFMLWSEHLRGNNTPDEVRAAYNHPRVLNQGELDLSPGTPQPGSGPITGVGGKCVDVAGSATADGTAVQLYGCNAGSAQTWTVGSDATLRALGKCLDVTGQGTANGTLIQLWDCNGSGAQLWQATGAGQLRNPQSGRCLDVPGGNTADGTRLQIWDCNTNAWQKWSLPT; encoded by the coding sequence ATGCAGACGTCCGCCCCCGCTCTGCTGGCCGGCATCCTGCTGGTCGCCGGCCTGACCGGAGCTCCGGCTCCGGCCGAGGCTTTGCCGCCGTCGTCGAAGCAGCAGGTGATCGACTACCTGGGGTCGATCGGTGGCCACAACATCGTCTCGGGCCAGCACAACAAGGAACCTGCGAGCAGTCCGGGCCAGTACACCCAGCAGGTCAAGGACATCACCGGCGTCTACCCCGGCCTGTGGGGTGGGGAGCTGATGTTCCGGCCGGAGGACGTCGCGAATCGCCAGCGGGTGATCGATCAGGCCAAGGTCGAATGGGCCAATGGCTCACTGGTCGCCCTCACCTGGCATGTCTGTACGCCGACCAGCGGCAGCACCTGCCAGTTCGACAGCGGCGTGAAGACCAGCATCACCGACGATCAGTTCCGGCAGATCGTCACCGACGGGACGTCGTTGAACACCGCCTGGAAGCGCCGCCTCGACGAGGTGGTGCCCTACCTCGAGCAGCTGAAGACCGCCGGCGTACCGGTGCTGTTCCGCCCTCTGCACGAGATGAACGAGCGCTGGAACTGGTGGGGCCACCGCTCGGGACCCAACGGCGGAGCCAAGCTCTTCCAGATCACCCACGACTACCTGGTCGGCAAGGGGCTCAGCAATCTGATCTGGGTCTGGAACGTGCAGGACAACCCGGAGGGGAACTGGGCTTCCTACTACCCCGGATCGTCGTACGTCGACGTCGTCAGCCTCGACGCCTGGTACAAGAGCTATCCCAGCTCCGGCGACTACCAGCAGATCCGGTCGATCGCAGGCTCGAAGCCGATCGCGATTGCTGAGCTGGGCAAGATGCCCAATACGTCGTTGCTCACTGGTCAGCCGCAGTGGAGCTATTTCATGTTGTGGTCCGAACATCTCCGTGGCAACAACACCCCGGACGAGGTTCGCGCCGCCTACAACCACCCTCGTGTACTGAACCAAGGCGAACTGGACCTATCGCCTGGAACACCACAGCCGGGCAGTGGACCGATTACCGGCGTCGGCGGCAAATGCGTCGACGTGGCGGGTTCAGCAACGGCGGACGGTACCGCGGTCCAGTTGTACGGTTGCAATGCCGGCAGTGCACAGACCTGGACGGTCGGGAGTGACGCAACATTGCGGGCCCTGGGCAAATGTCTTGATGTGACCGGTCAAGGCACCGCGAACGGAACGCTCATCCAGCTCTGGGACTGCAACGGCTCCGGCGCCCAGCTGTGGCAGGCCACCGGAGCCGGCCAGTTGCGCAATCCACAGTCGGGTCGCTGCCTCGACGTACCTGGCGGCAATACCGCGGACGGCACCCGCCTGCAGATCTGGGACTGCAACACCAACGCCTGGCAGAAGTGGTCCCTACCTACCTGA